Proteins co-encoded in one Syngnathoides biaculeatus isolate LvHL_M chromosome 22, ASM1980259v1, whole genome shotgun sequence genomic window:
- the LOC133495105 gene encoding epidermal growth factor receptor kinase substrate 8-like protein 1 isoform X2, which produces MTNIRRYFVKHLITFSLQQGDVETVEEAQSALVHLARNNKLWGQQMLLDVGQDAVYLRDIQTKEELDKYSFGSIFRCESVRSEELFPSLLLLVCQSASEKKPDILFFNCDNAKAEEMCANITQAVSKSSSRKNAPEPIRLPRDAADMIDPYGIPSPPVAHAPNAPPVNPPPYPGPRGKKVILFMSFFFFFWRLSSLSPSLATANGGPDTSLLRAEREVSILNHCFDDIESFMSKLQQTAEAAIVLNQRKKKKKSKKQSAEEDLLTVRARPPPEEEFVDIFQKFKYCFSLLARLKSTIASPSSDELVHHVFKPLDMMVKTTGGPALAASVASPALTDAAVSLLQENLSVDERQLWTSLGPNWTHARAELRGPIAPYTPVFLDGWKPDGFRADGQVWEDPVESQHKHEALRLKQEQQQEQFLNSHIADETDTGGPPEKVYSCSYDFIARNNTELSVQQGETLEVLEASKRWWKCRNRFNQVGFVPFNILEPVAHVESPVAARPPPIPAPPPLAKTFTPAAPSVPPVRQNPPAQRAPHGAPAYNQQAHATEDNDRVMLVNDELLQRLTNGKANNSKPLVIPRSAETSLPLDYQSRPEEVARWLAGKGFSEPTVTCLGVLTGAQLFSLSKDELREVIPEEGARVYSQMAVQRALLEDARRATELEAVMERQKMKVDLKLESSTL; this is translated from the exons ATGACAAATATCCGGCGGTATTTCGTCAAG CACCTGATCACCTTCTCGCTCCAGCAAGGAGACGTAGAGACCGTGGAAGAGGCCCAGTCAGCTCTGGTCCACCTGGCTCGGAACAACAAGCTGTGGGGCCAGCAGATGCTGCTGGACGTCGGACAGGATGCCGTTTACCTCAGAGACATCCAGACCAAG GAGGAGCTGGACAAGTACTCGTTCGGGTCCATCTTCCGCTGCGAGTCCGTTCGCTCCGAGGAGCTCTTCccgtccctcctcctcctcgtgtGCCAAAGCGCCAGCGAGAAGAAACCCGACATTCTCTTCTTCAACTGCGACAACGCAAAG GCAGAAGAAATGTGCGCCAACATCACGCAGGCTGTTTCCAAGTCCAGCAGCCGTAAGAACGCTCCCGAGCCGATCAG GCTTCCCCGGGACGCCGCAGACATGATCGACCCTTACGGCATCCCGAGCCCCCCCGTCGCGCACGCCCCCAACGCCCCGCCCGTCAACCCCCCGCCTTACCCGGGACCTCGCGGTAAGAAAGTCATTTtattcatgtctttttttttttttttttggcgactGAGCTCTCTCTCACCCTCCCTCGCCACAGCTAACGGCGGCCCCGACACTTCGCTACTCCGAGCCGAGAGAGAAGTg AGCATCCTCAACCACTGCTTCGACGACATCGAGAGCTTCATGTCCAAACTGCAGCAGACGGCCGAGGCCGCCATCGTGCTCAaccagaggaagaagaagaagaaaagcaaaaagcaGAGCGCCgaag AGGATCTCCTGACTGTGAGGGCCAGGCCGCCACCCGAAGAGGAATTTGTCGACATTTTCCAGAAATTCAAATATTGCTTCAGTCTGCTG GCCCGTTTGAAATCAACCATCGCCAGTCCCTCCTCGGACGAGCTCGTCCATCACGTATTCAAACCTCTGGATATG ATGGTGAAGACCACGGGGGGGCCGGCCCTGGCGGCCTCGGTGGCCAGCCCCGCCCTGACCGACGCTGCCGTGTCCCTGCTGCAGGAGAACCTGAGCGTGGACGAGAGGCAGCTGTGGACGTCGCTGGGGCCCAACTGGACGCACGCTCG CGCCGAGCTCCGGGGGCCGATCGCCCCGTACACGCCCGTCTTCCTCGACGGCTGGAAACCGGACGGCTTCCGGGCCGACGGGCAAGTTTGGGAGGATCCCGTCGAGTCGCAGCACAAGCACGAAGCCCTCCGGCTCAAGCAAGAG cagcaacaggagCAGTTCCTCAACAGCCACATCGCTGATGAAAC AGACACGGGAGGACCCCCAGAAAAAGTCTACAGCTGCAGTTACGACTTCATTGCCAGGAACAACACGGAGCTTTCCGTGCAACAAGGGGAGACGCTTGAG GTGCTGGAGGCCTCCAAGCGCTGGTGGAAGTGTCGCAATCGGTTCAACCAGGTGGGCTTCGTCCCCTTCAACATCCTGGAGCCCGTCGCTCACGTGGAGAGTCCCGTCGCCGCCCGGCCCCCCCCT attccggccccgccccccctcGCCAAGACTTTCACCCCGGCCGCGCCCAGCGTGCCCCCCGTGCGCCAGAACCCCCCGGCCCAACGCGCCCCGCACGGCGCGCCCGCCTACAACCAGCAGGCGCACGCGACGGAGGACAACGATCGAG TCATGTTGGTCAACGACGAGCTGCTCCAAAGGCTGACGAACGGGAAAGCCAACAACAGCAAGCCTCTGGTCATCCCGCGATCCGCGGAAACCTCTCTGCCGCTCGACTACCAGTCCAGGCCCGAGGAGGTGGCGAGGTGGCTGGCGGGGAAGGGCTTCAGCGAACC GACGGTGACGTGTTTGGGGGTCCTGACGGGGGCTCAGCTCTTCTCCCTGAGCAAGGACGAGCTGCGTGAAGTCATCCCGGAGGAAGGCGCTCGGGTGTACAGCCAGATGGCGGTGCAGCGAGCCCTGTTGGAG GACGCTCGGAGGGCCACGGAGCTGGAGGCAGTCATGGAGAGACAGAAAATGAAGGTGGATCTGAAACTGGAGAGCAGCACGTTGTGA
- the LOC133495105 gene encoding epidermal growth factor receptor kinase substrate 8-like protein 1 isoform X4, which yields MCANITQAVSKSSSRKNAPEPIRLPRDAADMIDPYGIPSPPVAHAPNAPPVNPPPYPGPRANGGPDTSLLRAEREVSILNHCFDDIESFMSKLQQTAEAAIVLNQRKKKKKSKKQSAEEDLLTVRARPPPEEEFVDIFQKFKYCFSLLARLKSTIASPSSDELVHHVFKPLDMMVKTTGGPALAASVASPALTDAAVSLLQENLSVDERQLWTSLGPNWTHARAELRGPIAPYTPVFLDGWKPDGFRADGQVWEDPVESQHKHEALRLKQEQQQQEQFLNSHIADETDTGGPPEKVYSCSYDFIARNNTELSVQQGETLEVLEASKRWWKCRNRFNQVGFVPFNILEPVAHVESPVAARPPPIPAPPPLAKTFTPAAPSVPPVRQNPPAQRAPHGAPAYNQQAHATEDNDRVMLVNDELLQRLTNGKANNSKPLVIPRSAETSLPLDYQSRPEEVARWLAGKGFSEPTVTCLGVLTGAQLFSLSKDELREVIPEEGARVYSQMAVQRALLEDARRATELEAVMERQKMKVDLKLESSTL from the exons ATGTGCGCCAACATCACGCAGGCTGTTTCCAAGTCCAGCAGCCGTAAGAACGCTCCCGAGCCGATCAG GCTTCCCCGGGACGCCGCAGACATGATCGACCCTTACGGCATCCCGAGCCCCCCCGTCGCGCACGCCCCCAACGCCCCGCCCGTCAACCCCCCGCCTTACCCGGGACCTCGCG CTAACGGCGGCCCCGACACTTCGCTACTCCGAGCCGAGAGAGAAGTg AGCATCCTCAACCACTGCTTCGACGACATCGAGAGCTTCATGTCCAAACTGCAGCAGACGGCCGAGGCCGCCATCGTGCTCAaccagaggaagaagaagaagaaaagcaaaaagcaGAGCGCCgaag AGGATCTCCTGACTGTGAGGGCCAGGCCGCCACCCGAAGAGGAATTTGTCGACATTTTCCAGAAATTCAAATATTGCTTCAGTCTGCTG GCCCGTTTGAAATCAACCATCGCCAGTCCCTCCTCGGACGAGCTCGTCCATCACGTATTCAAACCTCTGGATATG ATGGTGAAGACCACGGGGGGGCCGGCCCTGGCGGCCTCGGTGGCCAGCCCCGCCCTGACCGACGCTGCCGTGTCCCTGCTGCAGGAGAACCTGAGCGTGGACGAGAGGCAGCTGTGGACGTCGCTGGGGCCCAACTGGACGCACGCTCG CGCCGAGCTCCGGGGGCCGATCGCCCCGTACACGCCCGTCTTCCTCGACGGCTGGAAACCGGACGGCTTCCGGGCCGACGGGCAAGTTTGGGAGGATCCCGTCGAGTCGCAGCACAAGCACGAAGCCCTCCGGCTCAAGCAAGAG cagcagcaacaggagCAGTTCCTCAACAGCCACATCGCTGATGAAAC AGACACGGGAGGACCCCCAGAAAAAGTCTACAGCTGCAGTTACGACTTCATTGCCAGGAACAACACGGAGCTTTCCGTGCAACAAGGGGAGACGCTTGAG GTGCTGGAGGCCTCCAAGCGCTGGTGGAAGTGTCGCAATCGGTTCAACCAGGTGGGCTTCGTCCCCTTCAACATCCTGGAGCCCGTCGCTCACGTGGAGAGTCCCGTCGCCGCCCGGCCCCCCCCT attccggccccgccccccctcGCCAAGACTTTCACCCCGGCCGCGCCCAGCGTGCCCCCCGTGCGCCAGAACCCCCCGGCCCAACGCGCCCCGCACGGCGCGCCCGCCTACAACCAGCAGGCGCACGCGACGGAGGACAACGATCGAG TCATGTTGGTCAACGACGAGCTGCTCCAAAGGCTGACGAACGGGAAAGCCAACAACAGCAAGCCTCTGGTCATCCCGCGATCCGCGGAAACCTCTCTGCCGCTCGACTACCAGTCCAGGCCCGAGGAGGTGGCGAGGTGGCTGGCGGGGAAGGGCTTCAGCGAACC GACGGTGACGTGTTTGGGGGTCCTGACGGGGGCTCAGCTCTTCTCCCTGAGCAAGGACGAGCTGCGTGAAGTCATCCCGGAGGAAGGCGCTCGGGTGTACAGCCAGATGGCGGTGCAGCGAGCCCTGTTGGAG GACGCTCGGAGGGCCACGGAGCTGGAGGCAGTCATGGAGAGACAGAAAATGAAGGTGGATCTGAAACTGGAGAGCAGCACGTTGTGA
- the LOC133495105 gene encoding epidermal growth factor receptor kinase substrate 8-like protein 1 isoform X3, with protein sequence MTNIRRYFVKHLITFSLQQGDVETVEEAQSALVHLARNNKLWGQQMLLDVGQDAVYLRDIQTKEELDKYSFGSIFRCESVRSEELFPSLLLLVCQSASEKKPDILFFNCDNAKAEEMCANITQAVSKSSSRKNAPEPIRLPRDAADMIDPYGIPSPPVAHAPNAPPVNPPPYPGPRANGGPDTSLLRAEREVSILNHCFDDIESFMSKLQQTAEAAIVLNQRKKKKKSKKQSAEEDLLTVRARPPPEEEFVDIFQKFKYCFSLLARLKSTIASPSSDELVHHVFKPLDMMVKTTGGPALAASVASPALTDAAVSLLQENLSVDERQLWTSLGPNWTHARAELRGPIAPYTPVFLDGWKPDGFRADGQVWEDPVESQHKHEALRLKQEQQQQEQFLNSHIADETDTGGPPEKVYSCSYDFIARNNTELSVQQGETLEVLEASKRWWKCRNRFNQVGFVPFNILEPVAHVESPVAARPPPIPAPPPLAKTFTPAAPSVPPVRQNPPAQRAPHGAPAYNQQAHATEDNDRVMLVNDELLQRLTNGKANNSKPLVIPRSAETSLPLDYQSRPEEVARWLAGKGFSEPTVTCLGVLTGAQLFSLSKDELREVIPEEGARVYSQMAVQRALLEDARRATELEAVMERQKMKVDLKLESSTL encoded by the exons ATGACAAATATCCGGCGGTATTTCGTCAAG CACCTGATCACCTTCTCGCTCCAGCAAGGAGACGTAGAGACCGTGGAAGAGGCCCAGTCAGCTCTGGTCCACCTGGCTCGGAACAACAAGCTGTGGGGCCAGCAGATGCTGCTGGACGTCGGACAGGATGCCGTTTACCTCAGAGACATCCAGACCAAG GAGGAGCTGGACAAGTACTCGTTCGGGTCCATCTTCCGCTGCGAGTCCGTTCGCTCCGAGGAGCTCTTCccgtccctcctcctcctcgtgtGCCAAAGCGCCAGCGAGAAGAAACCCGACATTCTCTTCTTCAACTGCGACAACGCAAAG GCAGAAGAAATGTGCGCCAACATCACGCAGGCTGTTTCCAAGTCCAGCAGCCGTAAGAACGCTCCCGAGCCGATCAG GCTTCCCCGGGACGCCGCAGACATGATCGACCCTTACGGCATCCCGAGCCCCCCCGTCGCGCACGCCCCCAACGCCCCGCCCGTCAACCCCCCGCCTTACCCGGGACCTCGCG CTAACGGCGGCCCCGACACTTCGCTACTCCGAGCCGAGAGAGAAGTg AGCATCCTCAACCACTGCTTCGACGACATCGAGAGCTTCATGTCCAAACTGCAGCAGACGGCCGAGGCCGCCATCGTGCTCAaccagaggaagaagaagaagaaaagcaaaaagcaGAGCGCCgaag AGGATCTCCTGACTGTGAGGGCCAGGCCGCCACCCGAAGAGGAATTTGTCGACATTTTCCAGAAATTCAAATATTGCTTCAGTCTGCTG GCCCGTTTGAAATCAACCATCGCCAGTCCCTCCTCGGACGAGCTCGTCCATCACGTATTCAAACCTCTGGATATG ATGGTGAAGACCACGGGGGGGCCGGCCCTGGCGGCCTCGGTGGCCAGCCCCGCCCTGACCGACGCTGCCGTGTCCCTGCTGCAGGAGAACCTGAGCGTGGACGAGAGGCAGCTGTGGACGTCGCTGGGGCCCAACTGGACGCACGCTCG CGCCGAGCTCCGGGGGCCGATCGCCCCGTACACGCCCGTCTTCCTCGACGGCTGGAAACCGGACGGCTTCCGGGCCGACGGGCAAGTTTGGGAGGATCCCGTCGAGTCGCAGCACAAGCACGAAGCCCTCCGGCTCAAGCAAGAG cagcagcaacaggagCAGTTCCTCAACAGCCACATCGCTGATGAAAC AGACACGGGAGGACCCCCAGAAAAAGTCTACAGCTGCAGTTACGACTTCATTGCCAGGAACAACACGGAGCTTTCCGTGCAACAAGGGGAGACGCTTGAG GTGCTGGAGGCCTCCAAGCGCTGGTGGAAGTGTCGCAATCGGTTCAACCAGGTGGGCTTCGTCCCCTTCAACATCCTGGAGCCCGTCGCTCACGTGGAGAGTCCCGTCGCCGCCCGGCCCCCCCCT attccggccccgccccccctcGCCAAGACTTTCACCCCGGCCGCGCCCAGCGTGCCCCCCGTGCGCCAGAACCCCCCGGCCCAACGCGCCCCGCACGGCGCGCCCGCCTACAACCAGCAGGCGCACGCGACGGAGGACAACGATCGAG TCATGTTGGTCAACGACGAGCTGCTCCAAAGGCTGACGAACGGGAAAGCCAACAACAGCAAGCCTCTGGTCATCCCGCGATCCGCGGAAACCTCTCTGCCGCTCGACTACCAGTCCAGGCCCGAGGAGGTGGCGAGGTGGCTGGCGGGGAAGGGCTTCAGCGAACC GACGGTGACGTGTTTGGGGGTCCTGACGGGGGCTCAGCTCTTCTCCCTGAGCAAGGACGAGCTGCGTGAAGTCATCCCGGAGGAAGGCGCTCGGGTGTACAGCCAGATGGCGGTGCAGCGAGCCCTGTTGGAG GACGCTCGGAGGGCCACGGAGCTGGAGGCAGTCATGGAGAGACAGAAAATGAAGGTGGATCTGAAACTGGAGAGCAGCACGTTGTGA
- the LOC133495105 gene encoding epidermal growth factor receptor kinase substrate 8-like protein 1 isoform X1, translated as MTNIRRYFVKHLITFSLQQGDVETVEEAQSALVHLARNNKLWGQQMLLDVGQDAVYLRDIQTKEELDKYSFGSIFRCESVRSEELFPSLLLLVCQSASEKKPDILFFNCDNAKAEEMCANITQAVSKSSSRKNAPEPIRLPRDAADMIDPYGIPSPPVAHAPNAPPVNPPPYPGPRGKKVILFMSFFFFFWRLSSLSPSLATANGGPDTSLLRAEREVSILNHCFDDIESFMSKLQQTAEAAIVLNQRKKKKKSKKQSAEEDLLTVRARPPPEEEFVDIFQKFKYCFSLLARLKSTIASPSSDELVHHVFKPLDMMVKTTGGPALAASVASPALTDAAVSLLQENLSVDERQLWTSLGPNWTHARAELRGPIAPYTPVFLDGWKPDGFRADGQVWEDPVESQHKHEALRLKQEQQQQEQFLNSHIADETDTGGPPEKVYSCSYDFIARNNTELSVQQGETLEVLEASKRWWKCRNRFNQVGFVPFNILEPVAHVESPVAARPPPIPAPPPLAKTFTPAAPSVPPVRQNPPAQRAPHGAPAYNQQAHATEDNDRVMLVNDELLQRLTNGKANNSKPLVIPRSAETSLPLDYQSRPEEVARWLAGKGFSEPTVTCLGVLTGAQLFSLSKDELREVIPEEGARVYSQMAVQRALLEDARRATELEAVMERQKMKVDLKLESSTL; from the exons ATGACAAATATCCGGCGGTATTTCGTCAAG CACCTGATCACCTTCTCGCTCCAGCAAGGAGACGTAGAGACCGTGGAAGAGGCCCAGTCAGCTCTGGTCCACCTGGCTCGGAACAACAAGCTGTGGGGCCAGCAGATGCTGCTGGACGTCGGACAGGATGCCGTTTACCTCAGAGACATCCAGACCAAG GAGGAGCTGGACAAGTACTCGTTCGGGTCCATCTTCCGCTGCGAGTCCGTTCGCTCCGAGGAGCTCTTCccgtccctcctcctcctcgtgtGCCAAAGCGCCAGCGAGAAGAAACCCGACATTCTCTTCTTCAACTGCGACAACGCAAAG GCAGAAGAAATGTGCGCCAACATCACGCAGGCTGTTTCCAAGTCCAGCAGCCGTAAGAACGCTCCCGAGCCGATCAG GCTTCCCCGGGACGCCGCAGACATGATCGACCCTTACGGCATCCCGAGCCCCCCCGTCGCGCACGCCCCCAACGCCCCGCCCGTCAACCCCCCGCCTTACCCGGGACCTCGCGGTAAGAAAGTCATTTtattcatgtctttttttttttttttttggcgactGAGCTCTCTCTCACCCTCCCTCGCCACAGCTAACGGCGGCCCCGACACTTCGCTACTCCGAGCCGAGAGAGAAGTg AGCATCCTCAACCACTGCTTCGACGACATCGAGAGCTTCATGTCCAAACTGCAGCAGACGGCCGAGGCCGCCATCGTGCTCAaccagaggaagaagaagaagaaaagcaaaaagcaGAGCGCCgaag AGGATCTCCTGACTGTGAGGGCCAGGCCGCCACCCGAAGAGGAATTTGTCGACATTTTCCAGAAATTCAAATATTGCTTCAGTCTGCTG GCCCGTTTGAAATCAACCATCGCCAGTCCCTCCTCGGACGAGCTCGTCCATCACGTATTCAAACCTCTGGATATG ATGGTGAAGACCACGGGGGGGCCGGCCCTGGCGGCCTCGGTGGCCAGCCCCGCCCTGACCGACGCTGCCGTGTCCCTGCTGCAGGAGAACCTGAGCGTGGACGAGAGGCAGCTGTGGACGTCGCTGGGGCCCAACTGGACGCACGCTCG CGCCGAGCTCCGGGGGCCGATCGCCCCGTACACGCCCGTCTTCCTCGACGGCTGGAAACCGGACGGCTTCCGGGCCGACGGGCAAGTTTGGGAGGATCCCGTCGAGTCGCAGCACAAGCACGAAGCCCTCCGGCTCAAGCAAGAG cagcagcaacaggagCAGTTCCTCAACAGCCACATCGCTGATGAAAC AGACACGGGAGGACCCCCAGAAAAAGTCTACAGCTGCAGTTACGACTTCATTGCCAGGAACAACACGGAGCTTTCCGTGCAACAAGGGGAGACGCTTGAG GTGCTGGAGGCCTCCAAGCGCTGGTGGAAGTGTCGCAATCGGTTCAACCAGGTGGGCTTCGTCCCCTTCAACATCCTGGAGCCCGTCGCTCACGTGGAGAGTCCCGTCGCCGCCCGGCCCCCCCCT attccggccccgccccccctcGCCAAGACTTTCACCCCGGCCGCGCCCAGCGTGCCCCCCGTGCGCCAGAACCCCCCGGCCCAACGCGCCCCGCACGGCGCGCCCGCCTACAACCAGCAGGCGCACGCGACGGAGGACAACGATCGAG TCATGTTGGTCAACGACGAGCTGCTCCAAAGGCTGACGAACGGGAAAGCCAACAACAGCAAGCCTCTGGTCATCCCGCGATCCGCGGAAACCTCTCTGCCGCTCGACTACCAGTCCAGGCCCGAGGAGGTGGCGAGGTGGCTGGCGGGGAAGGGCTTCAGCGAACC GACGGTGACGTGTTTGGGGGTCCTGACGGGGGCTCAGCTCTTCTCCCTGAGCAAGGACGAGCTGCGTGAAGTCATCCCGGAGGAAGGCGCTCGGGTGTACAGCCAGATGGCGGTGCAGCGAGCCCTGTTGGAG GACGCTCGGAGGGCCACGGAGCTGGAGGCAGTCATGGAGAGACAGAAAATGAAGGTGGATCTGAAACTGGAGAGCAGCACGTTGTGA